The proteins below are encoded in one region of Phaseolus vulgaris cultivar G19833 chromosome 1, P. vulgaris v2.0, whole genome shotgun sequence:
- the LOC137815762 gene encoding uncharacterized protein: protein MVSTRSMERMIEAGQTMLLLSLQREMAEMRRKTEEAAQKNEQELQVLRRENEEMKKKLGEGGPSVIPTNVVGKSYTSPPDPDVAEGTRGRPPPRDTEMGDESCLIRSTQTTLTADPNRRHPFTNNIIEVPHPEKWKGFNRDRYDGSTDPDEHMDAYTTHMSLYTLDDAVLCRVFPTSLKGAALSWFTKLSPNSIDSFATLVAKFETQFATSRPHHLTSIALVGIRQEKGESLRTFVDRFSKVEMSIRNLSPNVAMHHMLTALRPGPFANNLCLQPADSLDELRKRAAKYMQLEELREFQRERVQKVVLQETQSQRQGRKCYEAIHPRSSCRQDQEPLRADTSPLRARKSSRKDRSPRKDRPREIKPTVALVDLDPRATEDRLEAREELRRVPLLDKEHSAAVGTALAAAEAEIMHAALKKNVDMFAWMPADMPGVSPDVITHRLSIFKEARPISQKKRDLGNEKRLAAKEEAGKLLSAGFIREARYTTWLANVVMVTKPNGNWRMCVDYRNINNACPKDTYPLPNIDRLVDGAAGHKIMSFLDAYSGYNQISKHPRDKEKTAFMTADANYYYEVMPFGLKNAGATYQRLMDKVFKGLIGRAEEVYVDDIVVKSDSFGQHLKDLDEVFKALRGVNMKLNPEKCTFGVEGGKFLGFMLTHRGIEANPDKCQAILNMRSLNTVKEVQQLLGRLTALSRFVPRLAERTRPIVQLLRKGKKFAWDDQCEEIFKRFKEFLTSPAVNQKPRPDHPILVYLAVSEEAVSAALVQETEGEERPVYFVSRTLHSAETRYQMIEKVALALVLTAIRMRPYFQNHSITVRTDYPIFKILSKSDLAGRMIGWSVELSEFDIRYEPRGAIKSQRLADFSAELTPLPTLSGGWTLYVDGSSNKTACGAGVVLEGPDDLFLEQALQFGFRATNNQAEYEALLAGLNLAYDMGAREVTCKSNSQVMVGQVNGDFEVKEPLLLYIG, encoded by the exons atggtctcaacaagaagcatggaaAGAATGATTGAAGCCGGCCAGACGATGTTGCTGCTATCTCTCCAGAGAGAGATGGCCGAGATGAGAAGAAAGACCGAAGAGGCTGCTCAGAAAAACGAGCAAGAGCTGCAAGTTCTCCGTAGGGAGAAcgaagagatgaagaagaagctggGGGAGGGAGGACCCTCCGTCATACCGACGAATGTTGTCGGCAAGTCATACACCTCTCCCCCCGACCCAGATGTGGCCGAGGGAACGAGAGGCCGACCCCCTCCCCGAGACACCGAGATGGGCGACGAGTCATGCCTAATCAGGTCCACCCAGACGACCCTGACAGCCGACCCGAACCGCCGACATCCCTTTACAAACAACATCATCGAAGTCCCACATCCTGAgaagtggaagggtttcaaccgagaccgatacgacgggtcgaccgacccggacgagcatatggACGCCTACACAACCCATATGAGTCTCTACACCTTGGACGACGCCGTCTTGTGCCGAGTGTTCCCCACATCCTTAAAGGGTGCAGCCCTTagttggttcaccaagctcTCACCCAACTCCATCGATAGCTTTGCCACACTCGTCGCAAAGTTTGAAACTCAGTTCGCGACCAGCCGACCGCACCACCTGACCTCCATCGCCCTGGTAGGCATCCGCCAGGAGAAAGGAGAGTCGCTGAGAACCTTCGTGGATAGGTTCAGCAAGGTGGAAATGAGCATCCGGAATCTGAGTCCAAACGTTgccatgcaccacatgctgacgGCCCTTCGCCCGGGACCCTTCGCCAACAACCTGTGCTTGCAGCCGGCCGACAGCTTGGACGAGCTAAGGAAGAGAGCCGCCAAATACATGCAGCTGGAAGAGCTACGAGAATTCC agagagagagagttcagaaggtggttcttcaggagacacagtcgcaaagacagggcagaaagtgttacgaagcgattcacccacgttcaagttgccggcaggatcaggaACCTTTAAGGGCCGACACCTCTCCCCTCAGAGCAAGGAAGTCCTCCCGAAAAGACCGCTCCCCCAGGAAGGACCGACCGAGGGAGATCAAGCCAACCGTGGCGTTGGTGGACCTCGATCCCCGGGCGACCGAGGATAGACTGGAGGCAAGAGAAGAGCTGAGGAGAGTCCCCCTACTCGACAAAGAACACAGCGCGGCTGTAGGAACAGCCTTGGCAGCGGCCGAGGCCGAGATCATGCACGCCGCGCTGAAAAAGAATGTCGATATGTTCGCATGGATGCCAGCCGACATGCCGGGGGTAAGCCCGGACGTCATCACCCATCGATTGTCAATATTCAAGGAAGCCCGTCCGATCTCCCAAAAGAAGAGGGACTTGGGCAACGAAAAGCGACTCGCGGCGAAGGAGGAGGCCGGCAAGCTCCTGTCGGCCGGATTCATAAGGGAGGCCCGATACACGacatggctggccaacgtcgtcatggtcaccaagccgaacggtaactggaggatgtgcgtcgactacaGGAACATCAACAACGCATGCCCAAAGGACACCTACCCCCTCCCAAACATTGACCGACTGGTGGATGGGGCGGCCGGCCACAAAATTATGAGTTTCTTAGACGCTTACTCTGGCTATAACCAGATAAGCAAGCACCCGAGGGACAAGGAGAAGACGGCCTTTATGACGGCCGACGCCAACTACTATTAcgaggtcatgccattcggccTCAAGAACGCAGGAGCGACCTACCAGCGCCTCATGGACAAAGTCTTCAAAGGGCTAATCGGCCGGGCGGAAGAGGTGTACGTAGACGACATAGTCGTGAAGTCCGACTCATTCGGTCAACACCTGAAAGATCTGGACGAGGTCTTCAAGGCCTTAAGGGGAGTCAATATGAAGCTCAACCCCGAAAAATGTACCTTCGGGGTCGAGGGAGGAAAGTTcctaggcttcatgctcacccaccGGGGGATAGAGGCCAATCCCGACAAGTGTCAAGCCATACTCAACATGAGAAGTCTGAACaccgtgaaggaggtacaacagCTCCTAGGGCGGCTGACCGCCCTCTCCCGGTTCGTACCCCGCCTGGCCGAGAGGACGAGGCCCATTGTCCAGCTGCTCCGGAAGGGCAAAAAATTCGCCTGGGACGACCAATGCGAGGAAATCTTCAAACGATTCAAGGAGTTCCTCACATCTCCGGCCGTCAACCAGAAGCCGAGGCCCGACCATCCAATCCTAGTGTATCTGGCAGTCTCGGAGGAAGCAGTCAGCGCTGCCTTGGTACAGGAAACCGAGGGCGAGGAGCGACCCGTATACTTCGTTAGCCGAACCCTCCACTCGGCCGAGACCCGATACCAGATGATTGAGAAGGTGGCTCTTGCACTGGTCCTCACGGCAATACGGATGCGCCCCTACTTCCAAAATCACTCCATAACTGTAAGAACCGACTAccctattttcaaaattttgtctAAGTCGGACCTTGCAGGGAGGATGATAGGATGGTCAGTTGAACTCTCCGAGTTCGACATACGCTATGAACCGAGGGGCGCCATCAAGTCTCAACGCCTGGCCGACTTCTCGGCCGAGCTGACACCACTACCCACCCTCTCGGGCGGATGGACTCTCTATGTGGACGGCTCCTCGAATAAAACAGCTTGTGGAGCGGGAGTCGTCCTGGAAGGGCCGGACGATCTCTTTTTGGAGCAAGCCCTCCAATTCGGATTCCGAGCGACCAACAACCAAGCCGAGTACGAGGCCTTGCTGGCCGGGCTGAACCTAGCCTACGACATGGGAGCGCGCGAGGTCACATGCAAAAGCAACTCCCAGGTGATGGTCGGCCAAGTCAATGGAGATTTCGAGGTTAAAGAGCCTTTGCTGCTTTACATAGGTTAA